One genomic window of Haloferax mediterranei ATCC 33500 includes the following:
- a CDS encoding ABC transporter substrate-binding protein: MPNRRQLLSRSAGLIAVGLAGCLGSNSNSETTTSTNESTETETPTNTTASETEEGIEPYTVTVEPNPSYTFEEVPETYATIPSVWMDIGMALGIQPSATASLKRAPLKFYELLPGVSFDESEITKLAEGSESGFDKENFYAADCDVHLIDRRMLKFYANWDESDLDEISTSVGPFLGSSIRFASTSVTENEPYYDLYGAFEKGAKIFQRQDRFEAWQSLHDDFMSEITSELPPEDERPTVAAIWRGVNPDSGKFRIAPLHPLQNNTLTYRRLGMRDAFAGRVPDGPIGYEELLDVDPDYIGAVGGLTSLTHEEFVNTIVEPFENNQNAKNLTAVQEKNLVRTAGQFMGPIVDLFATEALAKMVYPDTFGEWPGSAAEIPESERLFDRQRVSDIINGNN; this comes from the coding sequence TCGCTGGCTGTCTGGGAAGTAACTCCAACTCGGAGACGACAACAAGCACGAACGAGTCTACGGAGACGGAGACACCGACGAATACGACCGCTTCTGAGACGGAAGAAGGTATCGAACCGTACACCGTGACGGTCGAGCCGAACCCGTCGTACACCTTCGAAGAGGTCCCCGAAACGTACGCAACTATCCCCAGCGTCTGGATGGATATCGGGATGGCACTCGGGATACAGCCCTCGGCGACGGCGAGTCTCAAGCGCGCACCGTTGAAATTCTACGAGCTGCTCCCTGGAGTCTCCTTCGACGAGAGCGAGATTACAAAGCTCGCAGAGGGTTCCGAATCGGGGTTCGACAAGGAGAACTTCTACGCGGCGGACTGCGATGTCCACCTCATCGACCGTCGGATGCTGAAGTTCTATGCCAACTGGGACGAGTCCGACCTCGACGAGATTTCCACCAGTGTCGGTCCGTTCCTCGGCTCGTCGATTCGGTTCGCCTCCACATCGGTGACCGAAAACGAGCCGTACTACGACCTATACGGTGCATTCGAGAAGGGGGCAAAAATCTTCCAGCGACAGGACCGCTTCGAGGCGTGGCAGTCGCTTCACGACGACTTCATGTCTGAGATTACATCGGAGCTTCCGCCCGAAGACGAACGGCCGACTGTCGCTGCAATCTGGCGCGGCGTCAACCCCGATTCCGGGAAGTTCCGCATCGCACCGCTCCATCCACTCCAGAACAACACGCTCACCTACCGTCGCCTCGGGATGCGAGACGCGTTTGCGGGGCGCGTTCCGGACGGTCCCATCGGCTACGAAGAACTGCTCGACGTCGACCCGGACTACATCGGCGCAGTCGGTGGTCTCACTTCGTTGACGCACGAGGAATTCGTGAACACCATCGTCGAACCGTTCGAGAACAACCAGAACGCGAAGAACCTGACCGCCGTTCAAGAGAAAAATCTCGTCCGAACCGCCGGGCAGTTCATGGGTCCTATCGTCGACCTCTTCGCAACCGAGGCGCTCGCCAAGATGGTCTACCCCGACACGTTCGGCGAATGGCCGGGGTCCGCAGCGGAAATCCCCGAGTCAGAACGGCTCTTCGACCGCCAACGAGTCTCGGACATCATCAACGGAAACAACTAG
- a CDS encoding DUF4097 family beta strand repeat-containing protein gives MIAAPAAASHRSDFDVEIGNDRVEVEGNDFDIEFRSDGRIDIEGDDIEIELDGDRVEIDSDDVDIDIDDNSIEVEGRSGSSLGLDVEYDGDDLEVDSDDFDIERRNGEYDVESHGGDLEIESDGDNVEIEGDDFDIEFNDNRIEIQTDEFDIEIDADGDIEVETNDFEFEYDGDELDLESDDFDVEFDDGRIEVDSDDQDFEFDLASGSGLDIDADDDGVDFDVELDDLEVERRGDRVEVDSDDLEFDSDDGRVDIEVRSGGGVDIEIRDGRVEFENDDFDIDHDGDKFEFEGGDLDLDQD, from the coding sequence ATGATAGCTGCGCCAGCCGCAGCGAGTCACCGGTCCGACTTCGACGTCGAAATCGGAAATGACCGTGTTGAGGTCGAGGGAAACGACTTCGATATCGAATTTAGAAGCGACGGCCGCATCGACATCGAAGGTGACGATATCGAAATCGAACTCGACGGTGACCGGGTCGAAATCGATAGTGATGACGTCGACATTGATATCGACGACAACTCGATTGAAGTCGAGGGCCGCAGCGGCAGCAGCCTCGGGCTCGACGTCGAATACGACGGCGACGACCTCGAAGTCGACAGTGACGACTTCGATATCGAACGCAGAAACGGCGAATACGACGTTGAATCCCACGGTGGCGACCTCGAAATCGAGAGCGACGGCGACAACGTCGAGATAGAAGGCGATGACTTCGACATCGAGTTCAACGACAACCGTATCGAGATCCAGACTGACGAATTCGACATCGAAATCGACGCCGACGGCGACATAGAAGTCGAGACCAATGACTTCGAATTCGAGTACGACGGCGACGAACTCGACCTCGAAAGCGACGACTTCGACGTCGAGTTCGACGACGGCCGTATCGAAGTCGACAGCGACGACCAAGACTTCGAGTTCGACCTCGCCAGCGGCAGTGGCCTTGACATCGACGCCGATGACGACGGCGTGGATTTCGACGTTGAACTAGACGACCTCGAAGTCGAACGCCGTGGTGACCGCGTCGAGGTCGACAGCGACGACCTGGAGTTCGACAGCGATGACGGTCGCGTCGACATCGAGGTTCGTTCTGGTGGCGGCGTGGACATCGAAATCCGTGACGGACGCGTCGAGTTCGAGAACGACGACTTCGACATCGACCACGACGGCGACAAATTCGAGTTCGAGGGCGGCGACCTCGACCTCGACCAGGACTGA
- the bluB gene encoding 5,6-dimethylbenzimidazole synthase, producing MVAFGPDEREAVYKSIYTRRDIRRFSGEAIPEIALARILDAAHHAPSVGFSQPWDFVVIEDDDTKREIAGIAERAIAAAREGYQEPRKSDFGELKLEGITDAPVNICVTCDPTRDAPHVLGRNTMQEMDRYSTCLAVQNLWLAARAEGIGVGWVSFLYPHEVRDVLNIPHHIQPIAYLCVGYPEDGFPDEPVLQKQGWRERIDGDELVHYGEWNHTQTPAKQPHDCVSVDD from the coding sequence ATGGTTGCTTTCGGACCGGACGAGCGGGAGGCCGTCTACAAATCCATCTATACGCGCCGGGATATCAGACGTTTTAGCGGGGAGGCGATTCCCGAAATAGCGCTCGCGCGTATACTCGATGCTGCACATCACGCCCCCAGCGTTGGGTTTTCGCAACCGTGGGACTTCGTGGTCATCGAAGACGACGACACGAAACGCGAGATTGCAGGAATTGCTGAGCGGGCGATTGCTGCCGCGCGTGAGGGCTATCAAGAACCGCGAAAGTCCGACTTCGGTGAGCTGAAATTAGAGGGTATTACCGATGCGCCGGTGAACATCTGTGTAACCTGCGACCCGACTCGCGATGCCCCCCACGTCCTCGGCCGCAATACGATGCAGGAGATGGACCGCTATTCGACGTGTCTCGCGGTCCAGAACCTCTGGTTAGCCGCTCGTGCCGAGGGTATCGGTGTCGGCTGGGTTTCGTTTCTCTATCCCCACGAAGTCCGTGACGTGCTGAATATTCCGCACCACATCCAACCAATCGCCTACCTCTGTGTTGGCTATCCCGAGGACGGATTCCCCGACGAACCGGTGCTTCAAAAACAGGGGTGGCGAGAGCGGATTGACGGAGACGAGTTAGTTCACTACGGGGAGTGGAACCACACGCAGACGCCAGCAAAGCAACCGCACGACTGCGTCTCAGTAGACGATTGA
- a CDS encoding methyl-accepting chemotaxis protein, whose protein sequence is MNSDDRIRQQLSSVRAALETALVTNGTEQTDASERVEDDDPPSPSSSNGQTVLTGETEVDPHERERDDAVASREQLEALSDAVAQCIDGDLTVRVDVPDDPTLERHARLLNELFEGMQASIRNVDAFAEQVAASTAVVADSVEESRSESRTVAESVDDIATGARQQSQSVDEVADEMRNLSATIEEVAASADEIRHSTDEAVTRGEQGKQAAEEAIEELDAIGEQTNATVEQVETLNDHIGEITGIASKISDIAEQTNILALNASIEAARAGEAGEGFAVVANEVKSLAEETQSATEDIETTIDAVQSQSVETVDEITDTKRRIEDGSETIQDALLALDSVVEDIHETNSSVHEISDATDSQAATSQEVVTQADNVGAISEETASQATEVAGSARRQTVSLSEAVSKIHSLTEQADALQETIDDYQLRSERTTESGQTVVQFWHAMSGSKAMLLDSLVSEFNAEHDDIRVEAAAKGNYRGTFDATLAAARSGMPPTIAQLYEIGTQRALDSGEFTPVESVLPGTASANALVPEIANYYRHDGTLWSMPFNASNPVLYYNADAFRRAGLDPDSPPETFDDVTNAAATLTTNGTTQYGATWANYSWFIEQWFAAAGECLFDAENGRHGASKHANFDGEAAATIFGWWRDLEQNGLLYDPGVEARGDARDAFLNGEAAMLIDSSSSTMSVIEGADANGFTAKVGKLPAPGSRSGVVVGGASLWVADDVPDQQQAAAGEFLAWLTQPEQQARWHRQTGYFPVHQQTKQLLDRDGWFDEQPEFAVAFEQLAESEDTPATRGARVGPFTTVRTIISEGLSELFDGRDLDRVLRQMNDQVSTRLSEYDSSNGR, encoded by the coding sequence ATGAACAGCGATGACCGAATTCGACAACAATTGTCATCGGTCCGAGCGGCCCTCGAAACAGCACTCGTCACGAATGGCACGGAGCAAACAGATGCTTCGGAACGGGTCGAGGATGACGACCCACCGTCACCTTCGTCGAGCAACGGGCAGACAGTTCTCACAGGCGAGACTGAAGTAGATCCGCACGAACGCGAACGCGACGATGCAGTTGCGTCGAGGGAGCAACTCGAAGCACTCTCTGACGCAGTCGCACAGTGTATCGACGGTGACCTGACCGTTCGCGTCGATGTCCCGGACGACCCGACGCTCGAACGCCATGCGCGGTTGCTCAACGAACTGTTCGAGGGCATGCAAGCATCGATACGCAACGTCGATGCGTTCGCAGAACAGGTCGCTGCCTCGACTGCGGTCGTCGCGGATTCGGTCGAAGAGAGTCGGAGCGAAAGTCGGACAGTCGCCGAATCGGTCGACGATATCGCAACTGGTGCGCGCCAGCAGAGTCAGAGCGTCGACGAAGTCGCAGACGAGATGCGGAACCTGTCGGCGACGATTGAAGAGGTCGCCGCGTCGGCGGACGAAATCAGACACTCCACCGACGAGGCAGTCACGCGGGGTGAACAGGGGAAGCAAGCGGCCGAGGAGGCAATCGAAGAACTGGACGCAATCGGCGAACAGACCAACGCGACGGTCGAACAAGTCGAGACGCTCAACGACCACATTGGGGAGATTACGGGTATCGCCTCGAAAATCTCCGATATTGCCGAACAGACGAACATCCTCGCGCTGAACGCTTCAATCGAGGCAGCACGCGCCGGTGAAGCAGGAGAGGGATTCGCAGTCGTCGCGAACGAGGTGAAGTCGCTCGCCGAGGAGACACAGTCCGCAACCGAAGACATCGAGACGACGATTGACGCGGTCCAATCACAGTCGGTCGAGACGGTCGACGAAATCACGGACACCAAACGTCGCATCGAAGACGGCAGCGAGACCATTCAAGATGCGTTGCTCGCGCTCGATAGCGTCGTCGAAGACATCCACGAAACCAACAGTAGCGTCCACGAGATTAGTGATGCGACGGACTCGCAGGCGGCCACGTCGCAGGAGGTTGTGACCCAGGCCGACAACGTCGGTGCAATCAGTGAAGAGACCGCCTCTCAGGCGACCGAGGTTGCTGGCTCGGCCCGGCGACAGACCGTCTCGCTCTCCGAAGCGGTAAGCAAGATACACAGCCTCACGGAGCAAGCCGATGCGCTCCAAGAGACAATCGACGACTACCAGTTACGTTCGGAGCGGACGACGGAAAGCGGCCAGACGGTCGTCCAGTTCTGGCATGCGATGTCCGGGTCGAAGGCGATGTTACTGGATTCGTTGGTGTCGGAGTTCAACGCCGAGCACGACGATATCCGCGTCGAAGCGGCGGCAAAAGGAAACTATCGCGGTACGTTCGATGCGACCCTTGCTGCCGCACGCTCGGGGATGCCGCCGACGATTGCACAACTCTACGAAATCGGAACGCAGCGCGCACTGGACAGCGGGGAGTTCACGCCCGTCGAATCGGTTCTCCCCGGAACCGCATCGGCAAACGCTCTCGTCCCCGAAATAGCGAACTACTACCGCCACGATGGCACGCTCTGGTCGATGCCGTTCAACGCGTCGAACCCTGTCTTATACTACAATGCGGATGCGTTCCGCCGTGCCGGACTCGACCCGGATTCGCCGCCCGAGACGTTCGACGACGTGACGAATGCTGCGGCGACGTTGACGACGAACGGAACCACTCAGTACGGAGCCACGTGGGCGAACTACAGTTGGTTTATCGAACAGTGGTTTGCAGCGGCGGGCGAGTGTCTCTTCGACGCCGAAAACGGACGACACGGGGCTTCAAAACACGCAAATTTCGATGGAGAGGCTGCGGCGACCATCTTCGGGTGGTGGCGCGACCTCGAACAGAACGGGCTTCTCTACGACCCCGGCGTCGAGGCGCGTGGCGATGCGCGGGATGCATTCCTCAACGGGGAGGCGGCGATGCTCATCGACTCCAGTTCGAGTACCATGTCGGTCATCGAAGGAGCGGACGCAAACGGATTCACCGCCAAGGTCGGAAAGCTCCCGGCACCCGGGTCGCGCTCGGGAGTCGTCGTCGGCGGAGCCTCGCTTTGGGTCGCCGACGACGTGCCGGACCAACAGCAGGCCGCCGCAGGCGAGTTCCTTGCGTGGTTGACACAGCCCGAGCAGCAGGCCCGGTGGCACCGTCAGACGGGCTATTTCCCGGTTCACCAGCAGACGAAACAGCTTCTCGACCGGGACGGCTGGTTCGACGAACAACCCGAGTTTGCGGTCGCATTCGAACAGTTGGCCGAGAGCGAGGACACACCGGCGACGCGCGGTGCTCGCGTCGGTCCGTTTACGACCGTCCGGACAATCATCTCCGAGGGACTCTCTGAACTCTTCGATGGACGCGACCTCGACCGCGTGCTTCGGCAGATGAACGACCAGGTTTCCACTCGCCTCTCAGAGTACGATTCGTCGAACGGGCGCTAA
- a CDS encoding TATA-box-binding protein, producing MSHEARLESLEIQNVVASTAVGQELDLESLSMDLVGADYDPDNFPGLVYRTQEPKAASLIFRSGKIVCTGASSVDDVDRALEQVFGELSKLGIPTEDREEATIQNIVSSADLGTTLNLNALAIGLGLEDVEYEPEQFPGLVYRIDEPSVVVLMFGSGKIVITGAKQVEHAREAINVVTDEIDSLGLLG from the coding sequence ATGTCGCACGAAGCTCGTCTCGAGTCTCTTGAGATTCAGAACGTCGTCGCCTCCACGGCCGTTGGTCAGGAGTTAGACCTGGAATCGCTTTCGATGGACCTCGTCGGCGCGGACTACGACCCGGACAACTTCCCCGGACTCGTTTACCGCACGCAAGAGCCGAAAGCAGCGAGTCTCATCTTCCGCTCGGGTAAGATTGTGTGTACTGGCGCGAGCAGCGTCGACGATGTCGACCGAGCGCTCGAACAAGTCTTCGGGGAACTGAGTAAACTCGGTATCCCAACTGAGGACCGCGAAGAAGCCACGATTCAGAACATCGTCTCGAGTGCCGACCTCGGAACGACACTCAACCTGAACGCGCTTGCTATCGGACTTGGTCTCGAAGACGTCGAATACGAACCCGAACAGTTCCCCGGTCTCGTCTACCGAATCGACGAACCGAGTGTGGTTGTCCTGATGTTCGGCTCCGGTAAAATCGTCATCACGGGAGCCAAACAGGTCGAACACGCGCGCGAGGCGATTAACGTCGTCACCGACGAAATCGACTCGCTCGGTCTGCTCGGCTAA
- a CDS encoding NADP-dependent oxidoreductase, with amino-acid sequence MRDTNRAWYFAARPDGEPDADSFELRETERPEPTSGELLVRVNYLSVDPYMRGRMRDTESYAEPWDVGDILKGGIVGEVVESESDQYDTGDLVTGEGTWADYSVVDADDVAPVDPTVADLPAYLGVLGMPGRTAYFGLLDVGEPKPGDTVVVSGAAGAVGSVVGQIAKLNGCRVVGFAGSDEKTEWLTEDLGFDAAINYKTTDDYRTALDEVAPGGVDVYFDNVGGPITDAVFTKLNVDARVAVCGQIAHYNDEDVPMGPRKLPMLIAPRAKVQGLLVGDYATRFGEASERLATWVATGDLSHRETVVDGLENAPDAFLGLFSGDNIGKQVVQVSTPSS; translated from the coding sequence ATGCGAGATACGAACCGTGCGTGGTACTTCGCTGCGCGACCGGATGGCGAACCAGACGCGGACAGCTTCGAACTGCGCGAAACCGAACGTCCAGAGCCGACGAGTGGCGAACTCCTCGTGCGCGTCAACTACCTCTCGGTCGACCCGTACATGCGCGGCCGGATGCGCGATACCGAATCGTACGCTGAGCCGTGGGATGTCGGCGATATCCTGAAAGGCGGTATCGTCGGCGAGGTCGTCGAGAGCGAGAGCGACCAGTACGACACCGGCGACCTCGTTACCGGCGAAGGGACGTGGGCAGATTACAGCGTCGTGGATGCGGACGATGTCGCCCCAGTCGACCCGACGGTCGCCGACCTCCCGGCGTATCTAGGAGTTCTGGGAATGCCCGGCCGAACGGCGTACTTCGGCCTGCTCGACGTCGGTGAGCCAAAGCCCGGTGACACGGTCGTCGTCTCCGGTGCGGCGGGTGCTGTCGGCTCGGTCGTCGGCCAGATTGCGAAACTGAACGGCTGTCGTGTCGTCGGGTTCGCCGGGTCGGACGAAAAGACCGAATGGCTCACCGAGGACCTCGGTTTCGACGCCGCGATCAACTACAAAACGACCGACGACTACCGCACTGCACTGGACGAGGTTGCACCTGGCGGTGTCGACGTGTACTTCGATAACGTCGGTGGCCCGATTACGGACGCCGTCTTCACGAAACTGAACGTCGACGCCCGCGTTGCAGTGTGCGGACAAATCGCCCACTACAACGACGAAGACGTGCCGATGGGGCCGCGGAAGCTCCCCATGCTCATCGCTCCGCGCGCCAAGGTTCAGGGACTACTCGTCGGCGATTATGCGACACGATTCGGTGAGGCAAGCGAGCGCCTCGCGACGTGGGTTGCGACCGGTGATCTCTCCCACCGCGAGACCGTCGTCGACGGACTGGAGAACGCACCGGATGCGTTCCTTGGTCTCTTCTCCGGTGATAATATTGGAAAACAGGTGGTGCAGGTGTCCACCCCCTCGTCGTAA
- a CDS encoding class-III pyridoxal-phosphate-dependent aminotransferase, whose protein sequence is MDRDTVEPSVTSLPGPKATEWVEYHQQTAATSTYVYEFVWDITKDAIGPFCTDPDGNVLLDFTSHVAAAPLGYNNPELKARLDGLDLVDPMKIAGQDFYVSTGGTPETTSLPGPSHLMDLLTDATDQYGLDTVFLSNSGAEAVENAIKVCYDHCETPKYGITFEGAFHGRTLGALSLNRSKSVHRRKFPEISGIHDVPYSMAGLEQLRAKLDSKHGHVPADQVAFLILEPVQGEGGYRVPSEEFMRELQDICSEHDIPVIADEIQSGVGRTGEMWASDHYDLEPDVITSAKALRVGATVSNDEMFPDTEARLSSTWGAGDILASIQGALTLEIIEEQNLMSNAAEKGTYLRTHLDRLAERTNCITDVRGLGLMTAIEFDTKDNRDAVVDAALAEGLLTLGCGKRSLRLLPPLDVTERELDLAIDLLDTAVGNVVGVAQSRMN, encoded by the coding sequence ATGGATCGAGACACAGTCGAGCCGAGTGTTACGTCGCTTCCCGGTCCCAAAGCGACAGAGTGGGTTGAATATCACCAACAGACGGCCGCAACCAGTACGTACGTTTACGAATTCGTCTGGGATATCACGAAGGATGCGATTGGTCCGTTCTGTACCGACCCGGACGGCAACGTGTTGCTGGATTTCACCAGCCACGTCGCTGCGGCCCCGCTCGGGTATAACAACCCGGAACTGAAGGCGCGTCTCGATGGACTTGACCTCGTCGACCCGATGAAAATCGCCGGGCAGGATTTCTATGTGAGCACCGGCGGAACGCCGGAGACCACGTCGCTCCCCGGCCCGTCCCACCTTATGGACCTCTTGACCGACGCCACAGACCAGTACGGGCTAGATACGGTCTTCCTCTCTAACTCCGGGGCTGAAGCGGTCGAAAACGCAATCAAAGTCTGCTACGACCACTGTGAGACACCGAAGTACGGAATCACGTTCGAAGGAGCGTTCCACGGTCGGACGCTCGGCGCACTCTCGCTGAACCGGTCGAAATCCGTTCACCGACGAAAATTCCCCGAGATAAGCGGGATTCACGATGTCCCGTATTCGATGGCGGGACTCGAACAACTCCGCGCCAAACTGGACTCCAAACACGGCCACGTCCCTGCCGACCAAGTCGCGTTCCTCATCCTCGAACCGGTGCAGGGAGAAGGCGGCTACCGCGTACCGAGCGAGGAGTTCATGCGCGAACTCCAGGATATCTGTAGCGAGCACGACATTCCCGTCATCGCCGACGAAATCCAGTCGGGCGTTGGCCGTACCGGCGAGATGTGGGCATCGGACCACTACGACCTCGAACCGGACGTGATTACGAGTGCAAAGGCCCTCCGCGTCGGCGCGACGGTATCGAACGACGAGATGTTCCCCGATACGGAAGCGCGACTCTCCTCGACGTGGGGCGCAGGCGACATCCTCGCTTCGATTCAGGGCGCACTGACGCTCGAAATCATCGAAGAGCAGAACCTGATGTCGAACGCCGCCGAGAAAGGGACGTACCTCCGCACCCACCTCGACCGCCTCGCCGAGCGCACCAACTGCATCACCGATGTCCGCGGTCTCGGTCTGATGACCGCAATCGAGTTCGATACCAAAGACAACCGCGATGCCGTCGTCGATGCCGCGCTGGCCGAAGGCCTGCTGACGCTCGGCTGCGGTAAGCGGTCGCTCCGACTCCTCCCGCCGCTCGACGTCACCGAGCGCGAACTCGACCTCGCTATCGACCTTCTCGACACGGCCGTCGGAAACGTCGTCGGTGTCGCACAGTCGCGGATGAACTGA
- a CDS encoding IclR family transcriptional regulator, translating to MDDNRHADAPRRIKSVQTASEILDTIQQQSEPTFSELCDVLDASKGTVHTYLATLEDEGFIAKSDGHYRLGLRFVTMGETVRNETDLYRAGQVEVDKLAEQTSEYVHLTVAYRGKEVTMYESRGDNAVAMDYHLRMREAPQYLHCTSTGKAMLANFDEARVRDIIDEQGLAKRTENTITDPDRLFRELEQIRERGYAVNDEEELRGTRSIGAPVRGVDGDICGAVSVTAPTSRLSGERFQTEIPELVMQTANIIEVNLETTVFEQQH from the coding sequence ATGGACGACAATCGGCACGCAGACGCCCCCCGTCGAATCAAGTCCGTACAGACTGCGAGTGAGATATTGGACACGATACAACAGCAGTCCGAACCGACGTTCAGTGAACTGTGTGACGTGCTCGATGCATCGAAGGGGACCGTCCACACCTACCTCGCGACGCTCGAAGATGAGGGATTCATCGCGAAGTCGGATGGACACTACCGGCTCGGCTTGCGCTTCGTTACGATGGGTGAGACCGTCCGCAACGAGACGGACCTGTACCGGGCGGGCCAAGTCGAGGTCGACAAACTCGCAGAACAGACCAGCGAGTACGTCCACTTGACTGTTGCTTACCGTGGCAAGGAAGTGACGATGTACGAGAGTCGCGGTGACAACGCCGTCGCGATGGATTACCACCTCCGCATGCGCGAGGCACCTCAGTACCTCCACTGTACGTCGACTGGGAAAGCGATGCTCGCGAACTTCGACGAAGCCCGCGTCCGCGATATCATCGACGAGCAGGGTCTCGCCAAGCGGACTGAAAACACCATCACCGACCCGGACCGCCTGTTTCGCGAACTCGAACAGATTCGTGAACGGGGGTACGCTGTCAACGACGAAGAAGAGCTACGCGGCACGCGGTCGATTGGTGCTCCGGTCCGCGGCGTCGACGGCGATATCTGTGGCGCGGTCAGCGTGACGGCCCCGACAAGTCGACTCTCCGGGGAGCGCTTCCAGACGGAGATTCCAGAACTCGTGATGCAAACAGCGAATATTATCGAAGTGAATCTTGAAACGACTGTTTTCGAACAGCAGCACTAA
- the arcD gene encoding arginine/ornithine antiporter ArcD has translation MGLAFEPQLYEEIDPEKRPSLLEALVPVVGMLVFLGAGIVVYGLDPQFPLFWGITFTGLFSRYWLGITWDDLYSGITDSLHMGIQVILIMFVVYTLIATWVAAGTIPSLMYYGLELLTPKIFLPVTAVLAALVTFAIGSSWTAAGTLGVSFIGIGAGLGIPEPMTAGAILSGAYMGDKQSPLSDTTNLAAAVTNTDLFDHVNAMRNGSLLAFVIAVALYAVLGFQASGNIPVGRIAEIQGALTGSYEISVLTFVPLLVTFGLAIYGVPALPTLGAGVFAGAITSVAMQGTKFAAVWSIAQSGTSPATGMELVDGLLASSGMIGGAWVVTIAIAALSLGGMLERTGILAVLAHHLGRLSRGVASLTGVTAISAVSMNILAAEQYISIVVPGITLRNLYEDQGLSSENLSRAIESAGTTTSALIPWNSGALFMAGTLGVGTLEYAPYYFFGILSPVVLLLMGLTGWQITYKAGAAPAGAETHRGPASTTDD, from the coding sequence ATGGGACTAGCATTCGAACCGCAACTGTATGAGGAAATCGACCCAGAAAAACGACCATCGCTGCTTGAGGCGTTGGTACCGGTTGTCGGGATGCTCGTGTTCCTCGGAGCAGGCATCGTGGTGTACGGGCTTGACCCGCAGTTCCCCCTCTTTTGGGGCATTACGTTTACTGGACTCTTCAGTCGGTACTGGCTCGGCATCACGTGGGACGACCTCTACAGCGGTATCACGGACAGTCTCCACATGGGGATTCAGGTCATCCTCATCATGTTCGTCGTCTACACGCTCATCGCTACGTGGGTCGCCGCGGGGACGATTCCGAGCCTGATGTACTACGGGCTCGAACTGTTAACACCGAAGATTTTCCTGCCCGTCACGGCGGTGCTCGCAGCACTTGTCACGTTCGCCATCGGGTCGTCGTGGACGGCCGCCGGGACGCTCGGAGTCTCCTTTATTGGTATCGGGGCTGGACTCGGAATCCCCGAACCGATGACCGCCGGTGCAATCCTCTCTGGAGCGTACATGGGTGACAAGCAGTCACCGCTGTCGGATACAACGAACCTCGCGGCGGCCGTGACGAACACGGACCTATTCGACCACGTCAACGCGATGCGCAACGGGTCGCTCCTCGCGTTCGTAATCGCGGTCGCGCTGTACGCCGTCCTCGGATTCCAGGCGTCCGGTAACATCCCAGTGGGTCGTATCGCCGAGATACAGGGCGCACTCACCGGGTCGTACGAGATTTCGGTGCTCACGTTCGTCCCGCTTTTAGTTACGTTCGGACTCGCCATCTACGGCGTTCCCGCGCTGCCGACGCTCGGGGCGGGTGTGTTCGCGGGCGCGATAACGTCGGTCGCGATGCAGGGAACCAAATTCGCCGCCGTGTGGTCGATTGCCCAGTCCGGAACGAGCCCCGCGACCGGCATGGAACTCGTCGATGGTCTGCTGGCGAGTAGTGGCATGATCGGCGGTGCGTGGGTCGTCACCATCGCCATCGCCGCGCTCTCGCTCGGTGGCATGCTCGAACGGACCGGTATTCTTGCCGTCCTCGCACACCACCTCGGTCGGCTCAGCCGTGGCGTCGCCAGTCTGACCGGCGTCACTGCCATCTCCGCGGTCTCGATGAACATCCTCGCCGCAGAGCAGTACATCAGCATCGTCGTCCCCGGAATCACGCTCCGGAACCTCTACGAAGACCAGGGACTCAGCAGTGAGAACCTCTCGCGAGCCATCGAGTCCGCCGGAACGACCACGAGCGCGCTCATCCCGTGGAACAGCGGGGCGCTCTTCATGGCCGGAACACTCGGCGTCGGCACCCTCGAATACGCGCCGTACTACTTTTTCGGCATCCTCTCGCCGGTGGTCTTACTGCTGATGGGTCTCACCGGCTGGCAAATCACGTACAAAGCGGGTGCGGCCCCCGCCGGTGCCGAAACGCACCGCGGGCCGGCGTCGACGACCGACGACTGA